Proteins encoded together in one Macadamia integrifolia cultivar HAES 741 chromosome 8, SCU_Mint_v3, whole genome shotgun sequence window:
- the LOC122085898 gene encoding protodermal factor 1-like isoform X3: protein MEPTRTSVPLFMWALLAVLVSQNLVIPVMSTNFEDQRHYYSPSPRTGGTPRDPHKSPSPSHGSTPSHGSSGSYNPTPSTPSIGIGGGGGYYSSPPSSGSGGGGGYYPSPSSGSGGDPHRGPSHGTSPDGSTPSHRSGGSYNPTPSTPSTGGGGGSGGYYPSPPSSSSGGGGCSPSPPSSGNGSGGYHPSPPSSGSGSGYDPSPPSPGSGAGGGYYPSPPSSGIGGGTPPSTPTVTPTIPVVSPPSTPLFPDPNIPIIGTCNFWRTHPGLVWGLLGWWGTVGGVFGVAATPAYGTNLSLQQALANTRRDATGALYREGTASFLNSMINNKFPFTTREVKDSFIRALASNKAAAAQAELFKQANEGRLKPRT from the exons ATGGAGCCAACAAGAACCTCAGTCCCTTTGTTCATGTGGGCTCTGTTAGCTGTTTTAGTTTCTCAGAACTTAGTTATTCCTGTCATGTCCACAAACTTTGAAGATCAAAGGCACTACTACTCCCCCAGCCCACGTACCGGAGGTACTCCAAGAG ATCCACATAAGAGTCCTTCACCATCCCACGGCTCTACACCCTCACATGGAAGCAGTGGCAGCTACAACCCTACACCTTCAACACCTTCAATTGGcataggtggtggtggtggatacTACTCCTCCCCTCCAAGTTCcggcagtggtggtggtggtggatacTACCCCTCTCCAAGTTCTGGCAGTGGTGGTG ATCCACATAGGGGTCCTTCCCATGGAACTTCGCCAGACGGCTCTACACCCTCACATAGAAGCGGTGGGAGCTACAACCCTACACCTTCAACACCTTCAACCGGCggaggtggtggtagtggtggatACTACCCCTCCCCTCCAAGTTCaagcagtggtggtggtggatgttCCCCCTCCCCTCCAAGTTCAGGCAATGGTAGTGGTGGATACCACCCCTCTCCTCCAAGTTCAGGCAGTGGCAGTGGATACGACCCGTCCCCTCCAAGTCCTGGCAGTGGTGCTGGTGGTGGATACTATCCCTCTCCTCCAAGTTCTGGCATTGGTGGTGGTACTCCTCCATCCACTCCAACTGTTACCCCAACAATTCCTGTTGTCTCCCCACCATCAACACCACTGTTTCCTGATCCCAATATACCCATCATTGGTACATGCAA TTTCTGGAGGACGCACCCAGGGCTTGTATGGGGTCTCCTAGGCTGGTGGGGTACAGTGGGAGGTGTGTTTGGTGTCGCCGCTACCCCGGCATATGGGACGAACTTAAGCTTGCAGCAGGCACTAGCCAACACGCGCAGAGATGCGACTGGTGCACTCTACCGAGAAGGAACAGCTTCCTTCCTCAACTCCATGATTAACAATAAGTTCCCTTTCACCACCAGGGAAGTGAAGGACAGTTTTATTAGGGCACTTGCGTCCAACAAAGCTGCAGCAGCCCAAGCAGAGCTCTTCAAGCAAGCTAATGAGGGACGACTCAAGCCCAGAACTTAG
- the LOC122086059 gene encoding uncharacterized protein LOC122086059 isoform X1, protein MQNTPEHAQVPTHQPADDLPADESNHDTSVMGPVQRLLLLLSMGPPSTACDRQDESVMGTRHETTIEEHTSYQQAQIQEPLMDNPAESSNESDSTPPVEDQSEPSLSLLPPITSLPLQLPVKRPSAGSGALASDTSTTVIPESSNCPQVVHLVGSSTHVTGGVGTVPESSNHLPEPTTVATQMCQPRYPDPLQREMERLQEEKEETIKFHGDLKLRLESECDKEIEDIHRKYAALLQQSETALVQKRKALDANYNKVFINKMLAHAFRSKFSGQMESGAQGQPQGMPTSFRQQSFQLSSHRHAQRPATLSSPPAAPPLQVVHHTSALFSSNPVRQHISPVVPSAGNLQVASEPRAPAPHLRCFRPSRSMSAPNIQPRPHTIPGQQALGNAASTSSMVPQLASQPLTHSSGPLSRSERLERVGGLAGFSNRSLSALELLLDISNQPAVNPPSLLQPFPDLGLTLDTLDPSELTSHGILRGTAARTGQTSDVHFY, encoded by the exons ATGCAAAATACTCCTGAACATGCCCAGGTTCCAACACATCAGCCAGCTGATGATTTACCTGCGGATGAATCTAATCATGATACATCTGTTATGGGACCTGTTCAACGATTGCTACTGCTTTTGTCAATGGGTCCACCCTCTACTGCATGTGATCGACAAGATGAATCTGTAATGGGGACTCGTCATGAGACGACAATTGAAGAACATACTTCCTACCAACAGGCTCAAATCCAGGAACCACTGATGGACAATCCAGCAGAGTCATCTAATGAGTCTGATTCAACACCACCAGTTGAGGACCAATCTgagccatctctctctcttctaccaCCGATTACCTCTTTGCCGCTGCAGCTGCCTGTGAAAAGGCCTTCAGCTGGAAGCGGGGCATTAGCGTCAGACACTAGCACAACCGTTATTCCAGAGTCCAGTAATTGTCCACAAGTTGTACATTTAGTTGGAAGCAGTACACATGTTACTGGGGGTGTAGGGACTGTTCCAGAATCCAGCAACCATCTACCAGAACCAACTACGGTTGCAACCCAGATGTGTCAGCCACGGTACCCTGATCCACTTCAACGTGAAATGGAAAGActacaagaagaaaaggaggagacCATCAAATTCCATGGAGATCTG AAATTGCGGCTTGAATCTGAATGCGATAAGGAGATAGAGGATATTCATAGAAAGTATGCTGCTTTGCTTCAGCAGTCTGAGACTGCACTGGTGCAGAAGAGGAAAGCACTGGATGCAAACTACAACAAAGTTTTTATTAATAAGATGTTGGCCCATGCATTTAGATCCAAATTCAGTGGGCAAATGGAATCTGGGGCACAGGGACAGCCACAAG GGATGCCTACTAGTTTCAGGCAACAGTCATTTCAGCTATCATCGCACCGACATGCTCAGAGGCCTGCCACTTTGTCTAGTCCTCCAGCAGCTCCACCACTGCAGGTGGTGCACCATACCTCTGCACTTTTCTCAAGTAACCCTGTCAGACAACACATTAGCCCCGTTGTTCCTTCCGCAGGGAACCTTCAAGTTGCCAGTGAGCCACGGGCCCCTGCCCCTCACCTTCGGTGCTTCAGACCTTCCAGATCCATGTCAGCACCCAATATCCAGCCTCGTCCTCACACCATTCCCGGTCAGCAGGCACTTGGTAATGCTGCTTCCACTTCTTCCATGGTTCCTCAGCTTGCTTCCCAGCCACTGACACATTCATCAGGGCCTCTTAGCAGGAGCGAGCGACTAGAAAGAGTTGGAGGGTTGGCAGGTTTCAGTAACCGTTCTTTGTCTGCTTTGGAGCTGCTATTGGATATTAGCAACCAGCCTGCTGTGAACCCTCCAAGTCTATTACAGCCTTTTCCAGATTTGGGTCTGACCTTGGATACGTTGGACCCATCTGAACTCACCTCACATGGTATTTTGAGAGGCACTGCAGCACGTACTGGTCAAACATCAGATGTGCATTTCTATTGA
- the LOC122085898 gene encoding protodermal factor 1-like isoform X1, with protein sequence MEPTRTSVPLFMWALLAVLVSQNLVIPVMSTNFEDQRHYYSPSPRTGGTPRDPHKSPSPSHGSTPSHGSSGSYNPTPSTPSIGIGGGGGYYSSPPSSGSGGGGGYYPSPSSGSGGGTIPSDPHRGPSHGTSPDGSTPSHRSGGSYNPTPSTPSTGGGGGSGGYYPSPPSSSSGGGGCSPSPPSSGNGSGGYHPSPPSSGSGSGYDPSPPSPGSGAGGGYYPSPPSSGIGGGTPPSTPTVTPTIPVVSPPSTPLFPDPNIPIIGTCNFWRTHPGLVWGLLGWWGTVGGVFGVAATPAYGTNLSLQQALANTRRDATGALYREGTASFLNSMINNKFPFTTREVKDSFIRALASNKAAAAQAELFKQANEGRLKPRT encoded by the exons ATG GAGCCAACAAGAACCTCAGTCCCTTTGTTCATGTGGGCTCTGTTAGCTGTTTTAGTTTCTCAGAACTTAGTTATTCCTGTCATGTCCACAAACTTTGAAGATCAAAGGCACTACTACTCCCCCAGCCCACGTACCGGAGGTACTCCAAGAG ATCCACATAAGAGTCCTTCACCATCCCACGGCTCTACACCCTCACATGGAAGCAGTGGCAGCTACAACCCTACACCTTCAACACCTTCAATTGGcataggtggtggtggtggatacTACTCCTCCCCTCCAAGTTCcggcagtggtggtggtggtggatacTACCCCTCTCCAAGTTCTGGCAGTGGTGGTGGTACTATTCCAAGTG ATCCACATAGGGGTCCTTCCCATGGAACTTCGCCAGACGGCTCTACACCCTCACATAGAAGCGGTGGGAGCTACAACCCTACACCTTCAACACCTTCAACCGGCggaggtggtggtagtggtggatACTACCCCTCCCCTCCAAGTTCaagcagtggtggtggtggatgttCCCCCTCCCCTCCAAGTTCAGGCAATGGTAGTGGTGGATACCACCCCTCTCCTCCAAGTTCAGGCAGTGGCAGTGGATACGACCCGTCCCCTCCAAGTCCTGGCAGTGGTGCTGGTGGTGGATACTATCCCTCTCCTCCAAGTTCTGGCATTGGTGGTGGTACTCCTCCATCCACTCCAACTGTTACCCCAACAATTCCTGTTGTCTCCCCACCATCAACACCACTGTTTCCTGATCCCAATATACCCATCATTGGTACATGCAA TTTCTGGAGGACGCACCCAGGGCTTGTATGGGGTCTCCTAGGCTGGTGGGGTACAGTGGGAGGTGTGTTTGGTGTCGCCGCTACCCCGGCATATGGGACGAACTTAAGCTTGCAGCAGGCACTAGCCAACACGCGCAGAGATGCGACTGGTGCACTCTACCGAGAAGGAACAGCTTCCTTCCTCAACTCCATGATTAACAATAAGTTCCCTTTCACCACCAGGGAAGTGAAGGACAGTTTTATTAGGGCACTTGCGTCCAACAAAGCTGCAGCAGCCCAAGCAGAGCTCTTCAAGCAAGCTAATGAGGGACGACTCAAGCCCAGAACTTAG
- the LOC122085898 gene encoding protodermal factor 1-like isoform X5 — MEPTRTSVPLFMWALLAVLVSQNLVIPVMSTNFEDQRHYYSPSPRTGDPHRGPSHGTSPDGSTPSHRSGGSYNPTPSTPSTGGGGGSGGYYPSPPSSSSGGGGCSPSPPSSGNGSGGYHPSPPSSGSGSGYDPSPPSPGSGAGGGYYPSPPSSGIGGGTPPSTPTVTPTIPVVSPPSTPLFPDPNIPIIGTCNFWRTHPGLVWGLLGWWGTVGGVFGVAATPAYGTNLSLQQALANTRRDATGALYREGTASFLNSMINNKFPFTTREVKDSFIRALASNKAAAAQAELFKQANEGRLKPRT; from the exons ATGGAGCCAACAAGAACCTCAGTCCCTTTGTTCATGTGGGCTCTGTTAGCTGTTTTAGTTTCTCAGAACTTAGTTATTCCTGTCATGTCCACAAACTTTGAAGATCAAAGGCACTACTACTCCCCCAGCCCACGTACCGGAG ATCCACATAGGGGTCCTTCCCATGGAACTTCGCCAGACGGCTCTACACCCTCACATAGAAGCGGTGGGAGCTACAACCCTACACCTTCAACACCTTCAACCGGCggaggtggtggtagtggtggatACTACCCCTCCCCTCCAAGTTCaagcagtggtggtggtggatgttCCCCCTCCCCTCCAAGTTCAGGCAATGGTAGTGGTGGATACCACCCCTCTCCTCCAAGTTCAGGCAGTGGCAGTGGATACGACCCGTCCCCTCCAAGTCCTGGCAGTGGTGCTGGTGGTGGATACTATCCCTCTCCTCCAAGTTCTGGCATTGGTGGTGGTACTCCTCCATCCACTCCAACTGTTACCCCAACAATTCCTGTTGTCTCCCCACCATCAACACCACTGTTTCCTGATCCCAATATACCCATCATTGGTACATGCAA TTTCTGGAGGACGCACCCAGGGCTTGTATGGGGTCTCCTAGGCTGGTGGGGTACAGTGGGAGGTGTGTTTGGTGTCGCCGCTACCCCGGCATATGGGACGAACTTAAGCTTGCAGCAGGCACTAGCCAACACGCGCAGAGATGCGACTGGTGCACTCTACCGAGAAGGAACAGCTTCCTTCCTCAACTCCATGATTAACAATAAGTTCCCTTTCACCACCAGGGAAGTGAAGGACAGTTTTATTAGGGCACTTGCGTCCAACAAAGCTGCAGCAGCCCAAGCAGAGCTCTTCAAGCAAGCTAATGAGGGACGACTCAAGCCCAGAACTTAG
- the LOC122085898 gene encoding protodermal factor 1-like isoform X4: MEPTRTSVPLFMWALLAVLVSQNLVIPVMSTNFEDQRHYYSPSPRTGGTPRDPHRGPSHGTSPDGSTPSHRSGGSYNPTPSTPSTGGGGGSGGYYPSPPSSSSGGGGCSPSPPSSGNGSGGYHPSPPSSGSGSGYDPSPPSPGSGAGGGYYPSPPSSGIGGGTPPSTPTVTPTIPVVSPPSTPLFPDPNIPIIGTCNFWRTHPGLVWGLLGWWGTVGGVFGVAATPAYGTNLSLQQALANTRRDATGALYREGTASFLNSMINNKFPFTTREVKDSFIRALASNKAAAAQAELFKQANEGRLKPRT, translated from the exons ATGGAGCCAACAAGAACCTCAGTCCCTTTGTTCATGTGGGCTCTGTTAGCTGTTTTAGTTTCTCAGAACTTAGTTATTCCTGTCATGTCCACAAACTTTGAAGATCAAAGGCACTACTACTCCCCCAGCCCACGTACCGGAGGTACTCCAAGAG ATCCACATAGGGGTCCTTCCCATGGAACTTCGCCAGACGGCTCTACACCCTCACATAGAAGCGGTGGGAGCTACAACCCTACACCTTCAACACCTTCAACCGGCggaggtggtggtagtggtggatACTACCCCTCCCCTCCAAGTTCaagcagtggtggtggtggatgttCCCCCTCCCCTCCAAGTTCAGGCAATGGTAGTGGTGGATACCACCCCTCTCCTCCAAGTTCAGGCAGTGGCAGTGGATACGACCCGTCCCCTCCAAGTCCTGGCAGTGGTGCTGGTGGTGGATACTATCCCTCTCCTCCAAGTTCTGGCATTGGTGGTGGTACTCCTCCATCCACTCCAACTGTTACCCCAACAATTCCTGTTGTCTCCCCACCATCAACACCACTGTTTCCTGATCCCAATATACCCATCATTGGTACATGCAA TTTCTGGAGGACGCACCCAGGGCTTGTATGGGGTCTCCTAGGCTGGTGGGGTACAGTGGGAGGTGTGTTTGGTGTCGCCGCTACCCCGGCATATGGGACGAACTTAAGCTTGCAGCAGGCACTAGCCAACACGCGCAGAGATGCGACTGGTGCACTCTACCGAGAAGGAACAGCTTCCTTCCTCAACTCCATGATTAACAATAAGTTCCCTTTCACCACCAGGGAAGTGAAGGACAGTTTTATTAGGGCACTTGCGTCCAACAAAGCTGCAGCAGCCCAAGCAGAGCTCTTCAAGCAAGCTAATGAGGGACGACTCAAGCCCAGAACTTAG
- the LOC122085898 gene encoding protodermal factor 1-like isoform X2 — MEPTRTSVPLFMWALLAVLVSQNLVIPVMSTNFEDQRHYYSPSPRTGDPHKSPSPSHGSTPSHGSSGSYNPTPSTPSIGIGGGGGYYSSPPSSGSGGGGGYYPSPSSGSGGGTIPSDPHRGPSHGTSPDGSTPSHRSGGSYNPTPSTPSTGGGGGSGGYYPSPPSSSSGGGGCSPSPPSSGNGSGGYHPSPPSSGSGSGYDPSPPSPGSGAGGGYYPSPPSSGIGGGTPPSTPTVTPTIPVVSPPSTPLFPDPNIPIIGTCNFWRTHPGLVWGLLGWWGTVGGVFGVAATPAYGTNLSLQQALANTRRDATGALYREGTASFLNSMINNKFPFTTREVKDSFIRALASNKAAAAQAELFKQANEGRLKPRT, encoded by the exons ATGGAGCCAACAAGAACCTCAGTCCCTTTGTTCATGTGGGCTCTGTTAGCTGTTTTAGTTTCTCAGAACTTAGTTATTCCTGTCATGTCCACAAACTTTGAAGATCAAAGGCACTACTACTCCCCCAGCCCACGTACCGGAG ATCCACATAAGAGTCCTTCACCATCCCACGGCTCTACACCCTCACATGGAAGCAGTGGCAGCTACAACCCTACACCTTCAACACCTTCAATTGGcataggtggtggtggtggatacTACTCCTCCCCTCCAAGTTCcggcagtggtggtggtggtggatacTACCCCTCTCCAAGTTCTGGCAGTGGTGGTGGTACTATTCCAAGTG ATCCACATAGGGGTCCTTCCCATGGAACTTCGCCAGACGGCTCTACACCCTCACATAGAAGCGGTGGGAGCTACAACCCTACACCTTCAACACCTTCAACCGGCggaggtggtggtagtggtggatACTACCCCTCCCCTCCAAGTTCaagcagtggtggtggtggatgttCCCCCTCCCCTCCAAGTTCAGGCAATGGTAGTGGTGGATACCACCCCTCTCCTCCAAGTTCAGGCAGTGGCAGTGGATACGACCCGTCCCCTCCAAGTCCTGGCAGTGGTGCTGGTGGTGGATACTATCCCTCTCCTCCAAGTTCTGGCATTGGTGGTGGTACTCCTCCATCCACTCCAACTGTTACCCCAACAATTCCTGTTGTCTCCCCACCATCAACACCACTGTTTCCTGATCCCAATATACCCATCATTGGTACATGCAA TTTCTGGAGGACGCACCCAGGGCTTGTATGGGGTCTCCTAGGCTGGTGGGGTACAGTGGGAGGTGTGTTTGGTGTCGCCGCTACCCCGGCATATGGGACGAACTTAAGCTTGCAGCAGGCACTAGCCAACACGCGCAGAGATGCGACTGGTGCACTCTACCGAGAAGGAACAGCTTCCTTCCTCAACTCCATGATTAACAATAAGTTCCCTTTCACCACCAGGGAAGTGAAGGACAGTTTTATTAGGGCACTTGCGTCCAACAAAGCTGCAGCAGCCCAAGCAGAGCTCTTCAAGCAAGCTAATGAGGGACGACTCAAGCCCAGAACTTAG
- the LOC122086059 gene encoding helicase protein MOM1-like isoform X2 has protein sequence MQNTPEHAQVPTHQPADDLPADESNHDTSVMGPVQRLLLLLSMGPPSTACDRQDESVMGTRHETTIEEHTSYQQAQIQEPLMDNPAESSNESDSTPPVEDQSEPSLSLLPPITSLPLQLPVKRPSAGSGALASDTSTTVIPESSNCPQVVHLVGSSTHVTGGVGTVPESSNHLPEPTTVATQMCQPRYPDPLQREMERLQEEKEETIKFHGDLKLRLESECDKEIEDIHRKYAALLQQSETALVQKRKALDANYNKVFINKMLAHAFRSKFSGQMESGAQGQPQGMPTSFRQQSFQLSSHRHAQRPATLSSPPAAPPLQVVHHTSALFSSNPVRQHISPVVPSAGNLQVASEPRAPAPHLRCFRPSRSMSAPNIQPRPHTIPGQQALGPLSRSERLERVGGLAGFSNRSLSALELLLDISNQPAVNPPSLLQPFPDLGLTLDTLDPSELTSHGILRGTAARTGQTSDVHFY, from the exons ATGCAAAATACTCCTGAACATGCCCAGGTTCCAACACATCAGCCAGCTGATGATTTACCTGCGGATGAATCTAATCATGATACATCTGTTATGGGACCTGTTCAACGATTGCTACTGCTTTTGTCAATGGGTCCACCCTCTACTGCATGTGATCGACAAGATGAATCTGTAATGGGGACTCGTCATGAGACGACAATTGAAGAACATACTTCCTACCAACAGGCTCAAATCCAGGAACCACTGATGGACAATCCAGCAGAGTCATCTAATGAGTCTGATTCAACACCACCAGTTGAGGACCAATCTgagccatctctctctcttctaccaCCGATTACCTCTTTGCCGCTGCAGCTGCCTGTGAAAAGGCCTTCAGCTGGAAGCGGGGCATTAGCGTCAGACACTAGCACAACCGTTATTCCAGAGTCCAGTAATTGTCCACAAGTTGTACATTTAGTTGGAAGCAGTACACATGTTACTGGGGGTGTAGGGACTGTTCCAGAATCCAGCAACCATCTACCAGAACCAACTACGGTTGCAACCCAGATGTGTCAGCCACGGTACCCTGATCCACTTCAACGTGAAATGGAAAGActacaagaagaaaaggaggagacCATCAAATTCCATGGAGATCTG AAATTGCGGCTTGAATCTGAATGCGATAAGGAGATAGAGGATATTCATAGAAAGTATGCTGCTTTGCTTCAGCAGTCTGAGACTGCACTGGTGCAGAAGAGGAAAGCACTGGATGCAAACTACAACAAAGTTTTTATTAATAAGATGTTGGCCCATGCATTTAGATCCAAATTCAGTGGGCAAATGGAATCTGGGGCACAGGGACAGCCACAAG GGATGCCTACTAGTTTCAGGCAACAGTCATTTCAGCTATCATCGCACCGACATGCTCAGAGGCCTGCCACTTTGTCTAGTCCTCCAGCAGCTCCACCACTGCAGGTGGTGCACCATACCTCTGCACTTTTCTCAAGTAACCCTGTCAGACAACACATTAGCCCCGTTGTTCCTTCCGCAGGGAACCTTCAAGTTGCCAGTGAGCCACGGGCCCCTGCCCCTCACCTTCGGTGCTTCAGACCTTCCAGATCCATGTCAGCACCCAATATCCAGCCTCGTCCTCACACCATTCCCGGTCAGCAGGCACTTG GGCCTCTTAGCAGGAGCGAGCGACTAGAAAGAGTTGGAGGGTTGGCAGGTTTCAGTAACCGTTCTTTGTCTGCTTTGGAGCTGCTATTGGATATTAGCAACCAGCCTGCTGTGAACCCTCCAAGTCTATTACAGCCTTTTCCAGATTTGGGTCTGACCTTGGATACGTTGGACCCATCTGAACTCACCTCACATGGTATTTTGAGAGGCACTGCAGCACGTACTGGTCAAACATCAGATGTGCATTTCTATTGA
- the LOC122086059 gene encoding uncharacterized protein LOC122086059 isoform X3 translates to MQNTPEHAQVPTHQPADDLPADESNHDTSVMGPVQRLLLLLSMGPPSTACDRQDESVMGTRHETTIEEHTSYQQAQIQEPLMDNPAESSNESDSTPPVEDQSEPSLSLLPPITSLPLQLPVKRPSAGSGALASDTSTTVIPESSNCPQVVHLVGSSTHVTGGVGTVPESSNHLPEPTTVATQMCQPRYPDPLQREMERLQEEKEETIKFHGDLKLRLESECDKEIEDIHRKYAALLQQSETALVQKRKALDANYNKVFINKMLAHAFRSKFSGQMESGAQGQPQGMPTSFRQQSFQLSSHRHAQRPATLSSPPAAPPLQVVHHTSALFSSNPVRQHISPVVPSAGNLQVASEPRAPAPHLRCFRPSRSMSAPNIQPRPHTIPGQQALGASD, encoded by the exons ATGCAAAATACTCCTGAACATGCCCAGGTTCCAACACATCAGCCAGCTGATGATTTACCTGCGGATGAATCTAATCATGATACATCTGTTATGGGACCTGTTCAACGATTGCTACTGCTTTTGTCAATGGGTCCACCCTCTACTGCATGTGATCGACAAGATGAATCTGTAATGGGGACTCGTCATGAGACGACAATTGAAGAACATACTTCCTACCAACAGGCTCAAATCCAGGAACCACTGATGGACAATCCAGCAGAGTCATCTAATGAGTCTGATTCAACACCACCAGTTGAGGACCAATCTgagccatctctctctcttctaccaCCGATTACCTCTTTGCCGCTGCAGCTGCCTGTGAAAAGGCCTTCAGCTGGAAGCGGGGCATTAGCGTCAGACACTAGCACAACCGTTATTCCAGAGTCCAGTAATTGTCCACAAGTTGTACATTTAGTTGGAAGCAGTACACATGTTACTGGGGGTGTAGGGACTGTTCCAGAATCCAGCAACCATCTACCAGAACCAACTACGGTTGCAACCCAGATGTGTCAGCCACGGTACCCTGATCCACTTCAACGTGAAATGGAAAGActacaagaagaaaaggaggagacCATCAAATTCCATGGAGATCTG AAATTGCGGCTTGAATCTGAATGCGATAAGGAGATAGAGGATATTCATAGAAAGTATGCTGCTTTGCTTCAGCAGTCTGAGACTGCACTGGTGCAGAAGAGGAAAGCACTGGATGCAAACTACAACAAAGTTTTTATTAATAAGATGTTGGCCCATGCATTTAGATCCAAATTCAGTGGGCAAATGGAATCTGGGGCACAGGGACAGCCACAAG GGATGCCTACTAGTTTCAGGCAACAGTCATTTCAGCTATCATCGCACCGACATGCTCAGAGGCCTGCCACTTTGTCTAGTCCTCCAGCAGCTCCACCACTGCAGGTGGTGCACCATACCTCTGCACTTTTCTCAAGTAACCCTGTCAGACAACACATTAGCCCCGTTGTTCCTTCCGCAGGGAACCTTCAAGTTGCCAGTGAGCCACGGGCCCCTGCCCCTCACCTTCGGTGCTTCAGACCTTCCAGATCCATGTCAGCACCCAATATCCAGCCTCGTCCTCACACCATTCCCGGTCAGCAGGCACTTG GAGCGAGCGACTAG